GGCCtgtttgaataaattaatatcaCTTTTGGCAACATGAGAAGTCGAGGGAGCTTGAATGGTGGTTGTTTGCGCCTTTATAATATCATGATGTGATCTTAGTGGTTCcttcaataatttatcaacaattttacCTGGTCCAAAAGTACATACTCCACTTATAAACACCATCAAATGACCACCGGTCAAATGATGCAGATTGTTTAAAATTGTCTTTAGTAACAACGAAGCGACATTTATTGCTGCACCAGTAGCTCTTTCTGGACGTTCACTATATTCATTATGAGGAAATCTATCAGGTAAcaagttttcaataattcttgtCAATTGATATTCGGCAATATTCACTGGTTGTAAGAATCTTTTACCTATATTAccaatcaattgatcatATCCATTCTGATCGTGGGCTTGTTTCAACCCAGCAGTACTCAACCCGGAACTCATTAATCCAAGTGAAGATTGAAGTTGTTCCAATGTGTATTGTTTGTTCCCATTAAATGTGTAActtaaattatcattactaCCCAAATCATGTATTTTGACATGTTTACCAAAGGAAATAAATCCGACCAATGCATCTTCTGGCAAAAGACTTAAAGACACCGTTAAACTCTCTTTGAGTTGTTGGAAGGCACTTTCAATATCGTCATTCTCAAATATAGTATCAACCACGTAAAAGAATATTGGTGGCAAAGCACTTGATCTACCAGTTTTATATTCTACTGTTGTTAATTCTGGATTGAGATTGGGAGGGTAGCATGGCTGACCTTCAGAATCAACCATTGCTGGGATTTGATTGGATGAATTACATATCTGACATGTCCAAAGTGTGTTGTTTATAGGTGAGTATGGGTTCAATACTGATCGACATGTTCGACaactaataatacaattttGGTCTAGAACTGTGATCGATGTTTTGTTATTTAGAGGAGTATATAATGCCCCCATTGGAATAACATTTCTTTGATGTTGTAATTTGGATTTGGGTAAAGAAGTCCATGAGAGTCTAACCCCGTCATTATCTTCTCTTGCTTCAAAATCCATTTGTCCAATTTTAAAGCACTTCTGGGCGGCGTGTTTGATACTATAATGAAATCACTTTCTCAAGTATGTTCATAgggaaaaaattttttgttttgattctttttcttttttttttttcccttcCTTCGCTATGTGATCGTTTCACCACTGAATTATTTTGATCTCGTTCCTGCTTTTATCTGAAGATATATTTTGGAACCAATTCCCCATTATTCCGTCGTTTATGGTTACAGTTTGGGAAATAATAGTAAGCATAGCAGTCTTGctaataaacaattattgCAAGATATGTTAAGGTTATGATAACTGTTCACCcagaaacaacaacttaCTGGTTCAACAGTTCCGCAAATTACTTTAAGCTTTTCTAcgataagaaaaaaaatcagtTGAAATCCAAATATGGAAGTTATTTGCGTACCACCAACAAGGAATGTTCAAAACCATGATATTCAACTATAAATACTCTTCTTCCTTGCTCTTTCCACCAGAATAATATAATCCAGTAATTCACATTATACCATACTCCTAGCTAATGTCTGACTCGCTTTTCTATTCATTATTGACAACGGATCCTCTCAATAACTACCAAGATTCTGAAAAATACACCAAGTACTGGTTGCCCAAAGTTGAGCAATACCGACTTAACTTGGCCAATTCTACTCcacaagaattattaattgaattaccCCAATCAGTGGATATTTTGACTAATGATCAATTCAATGCCGTCgattatttatattcacAAAAGTTGTTAtctgaaaaagaatttgaaataacTGATACTCCAGGCACTTTACTTGTAAAACAAATGGaatcaagaaaatataCTGCAGTTGAAGTATTCAAAGCATTTGCTAAACGAGCAATTATAGCTCATCAATTCACAAATTGTGCCGTTGATATTTTCATTGAAGAAGGATTAAAACAAGCTCAAGAACGAGATGAATATTTACAGAAAAATGGGAAATTAGTTGGTCCTTTGCATGGTATTCCCATTACccttaaagaaaatatttgtatAAAAGGTAAAATTGCTCATGGTGGATACGTTGCCATGATTGATAATATACCAGAAAAAGATGCTGTTTCtacaaaaatattatctCAATTAGGAGCTGTTTTCTATATGCGTACCAATGAACCACAAGCACTTTTACATTTGGATTCCGGGAACAATATAACTGGATTCACTAAAAATCCatacaatttattattatcaagtGGAGGATCTTCCTCTGGTGAAGGTGCTGTTGTTTCATTTGGTGGTAGTGTTTTGGGGGTTGGTAGTGATATTGGTGGATCAATTAGATCACCGGCAGCATTTTCTGGTTGCCATGGCTTACGTCCAAGTACAAGAAGAATTTCTGCTAGAGGAGTAGCTGGTGGGTCAGATGGACAAGAGTCAGTACCAAGTGTAATGGGACCACTTTCAAGAagtattgatgatttggaaTTGTGGATGAAAAGTTATATAAACGTTGGAAAACCTTGGGATTTCGATCCTTGGTGTTTACCAATGCCATGGCGTGATGT
This sequence is a window from Candida dubliniensis CD36 chromosome 7, complete sequence. Protein-coding genes within it:
- a CDS encoding acetamidase, putative (Similar to S. cerevisiae AMD2), translated to MSDSLFYSLLTTDPLNNYQDSEKYTKYWLPKVEQYRLNLANSTPQELLIELPQSVDILTNDQFNAVDYLYSQKLLSEKEFEITDTPGTLLVKQMESRKYTAVEVFKAFAKRAIIAHQFTNCAVDIFIEEGLKQAQERDEYLQKNGKLVGPLHGIPITLKENICIKGKIAHGGYVAMIDNIPEKDAVSTKILSQLGAVFYMRTNEPQALLHLDSGNNITGFTKNPYNLLLSSGGSSSGEGAVVSFGGSVLGVGSDIGGSIRSPAAFSGCHGLRPSTRRISARGVAGGSDGQESVPSVMGPLSRSIDDLELWMKSYINVGKPWDFDPWCLPMPWRDVEAPKINELTIAVIRDDGIVRVTPPIRRALNNVVEKLKNAGAKIIELTTTTPPLTNSRLAYDCATKLSNADGNHMMRQLFSQSGEPLKKLTKWYLNLGDGAKHYTVAANRELNRIRDTLREEYSDFMVENKVDVILGPAYNNVAPHREKVYNESYTLIYNLLDFPALVFQTGLFQDPEIDRWNESDLQYEYRSGMEELENSSYKPDECCGAPIALQIAGRRYFDEEVVATGKSIIEFLEVDLFKR